Proteins encoded together in one Hymenobacter monticola window:
- a CDS encoding TRAFs-binding domain-containing protein: MARRPTFETGRLLDLDVSYKNMIKPAVEAAGLRCIRADEIVHSGLIDVPMYEHLLNADVVVADLSTSNKNAFYELGVRHALRPQTTIIIAEDGIKAFPFDINHVAVRQYHHLGEDINAVEARRFQAMLTDAIEQILANDPVSRDSPVYTFLDLTPPALKKVQEAALITMAAASNLAAVSTAASKQTHMALMNRVSAAQKQGKWFKMQVLLEVVRENQAQARAEARQTATVQLSQDDREDPYILQQLALATYKSKEPSPEQALLDARALLVPLTPATTNDTETLGMWGSIHKRLWDLTKAKPAAEQAADRARYLDEAVRAYERGFYLRNDYYNGINLAFLLNARAAEPTASAAEAIADYVQAQRVRKEVITLCDQWLATQAAFQALGEPAAGPEQQKDAANRYWVLASKGEAYLGLGQPEQGNQTLQEAYALAPELWMKASTEEQLAKLNELLATNPLQFITSAA, encoded by the coding sequence TTGGCAAGAAGACCGACCTTCGAAACCGGCCGCCTGCTGGATTTGGACGTCTCCTACAAAAACATGATAAAGCCGGCGGTGGAAGCGGCCGGCCTGCGCTGCATTCGGGCCGATGAAATCGTGCATTCGGGCCTGATTGACGTGCCCATGTACGAACACCTGCTCAACGCCGACGTGGTGGTGGCCGACCTATCTACATCGAATAAAAACGCCTTTTATGAGCTGGGCGTGCGGCACGCGCTGCGCCCGCAAACCACCATCATCATTGCCGAGGACGGCATCAAGGCCTTTCCATTCGACATCAACCACGTGGCCGTGCGTCAGTACCACCACCTGGGCGAAGACATCAACGCCGTGGAGGCACGCCGCTTTCAGGCCATGCTGACGGACGCCATTGAGCAAATCCTGGCTAACGACCCCGTGAGCCGCGACAGCCCGGTGTATACTTTTCTGGACCTTACCCCGCCGGCCCTTAAGAAAGTGCAGGAAGCCGCCCTCATCACCATGGCCGCCGCCAGCAACCTGGCCGCGGTATCAACCGCTGCCAGCAAGCAAACGCACATGGCCCTGATGAACCGGGTAAGCGCGGCGCAGAAGCAAGGCAAGTGGTTTAAGATGCAGGTGCTGCTGGAAGTGGTGCGCGAAAACCAGGCGCAGGCCCGGGCAGAAGCCCGCCAAACGGCCACCGTGCAGCTATCGCAGGACGACCGCGAGGACCCCTACATTTTGCAGCAGCTGGCCCTGGCTACCTACAAAAGCAAAGAGCCCAGCCCGGAACAGGCCCTCCTGGACGCCCGGGCGCTGCTGGTGCCCCTGACGCCGGCCACCACCAACGACACCGAAACCCTGGGCATGTGGGGCAGCATTCACAAGCGGCTGTGGGACCTGACCAAGGCCAAGCCCGCGGCGGAGCAGGCGGCCGACCGCGCGCGGTATCTGGACGAAGCCGTGCGGGCCTACGAGCGGGGCTTCTACCTGCGCAACGACTATTACAACGGCATCAACCTGGCCTTTTTGCTGAACGCGCGGGCGGCCGAGCCCACGGCGTCGGCCGCCGAGGCCATTGCCGACTACGTGCAGGCCCAGCGGGTGCGCAAAGAAGTCATTACACTCTGCGACCAATGGCTGGCCACCCAGGCCGCTTTCCAGGCCTTGGGCGAACCTGCAGCCGGGCCGGAACAGCAAAAGGACGCCGCCAACCGCTACTGGGTGCTGGCCAGCAAGGGCGAGGCCTACCTCGGCCTGGGGCAGCCCGAGCAGGGCAACCAAACGCTGCAGGAAGCCTACGCCCTGGCCCCGGAACTGTGGATGAAAGCCAGCACCGAGGAGCAGCTGGCCAAGCTAAACGAATTACTGGCTACCAATCCGTTGCAGTTTATCACCAGCGCAGCTTAA
- a CDS encoding patatin-like phospholipase family protein translates to MAIQDKNAKTGPRKLLSLDGGGIRGTITLEILAELERQLQERLGAGPDFVLAHYFDYIAGTSTGAIIATCLSLGMRVTDIRSFYLASGPAMFDKAGLFQRYLRNKYKDGALAQQLQDVIRQRSGEPEATLGSQALQTYLLVILRNASTDSAWPISNNPAAKFNDSAEDYCNLRLPLWQLVRASTAAPTYFPPEVVTVGKEEFVFVDGGVTMYNNPAFQLFLMATLKPYRLEWPTGEDKMLLVSIGTGAAADANAHLSPDQMNLLYNASSLPSALMYAASNEQDMLCRVFGRCLHGGEIDQEVMDLKGDIGPGSLPGKHFTYLRYNADLSRQGLDALGLPHIEPATVQQMDSVKYISQLQEVGQAVAKEVDLAHYQAFLQL, encoded by the coding sequence ATGGCCATTCAAGACAAAAACGCCAAAACCGGCCCGCGCAAGCTGCTGTCCCTCGACGGGGGCGGCATCCGGGGCACCATCACCCTGGAAATTCTAGCCGAGCTGGAACGCCAGCTGCAGGAGCGCCTGGGCGCGGGCCCCGACTTCGTGCTCGCGCACTACTTCGACTACATTGCCGGCACCAGCACCGGGGCCATCATTGCCACCTGCCTGAGTTTAGGCATGCGCGTGACGGACATCCGCAGCTTTTACCTGGCCAGCGGCCCGGCCATGTTCGACAAAGCGGGGCTGTTTCAGCGCTACCTGCGCAACAAGTACAAGGACGGCGCCCTGGCCCAGCAGCTGCAGGACGTCATCCGGCAGCGCAGCGGCGAGCCGGAAGCCACGCTGGGCAGCCAGGCCCTGCAAACCTACCTACTGGTCATCTTGCGCAACGCCAGCACCGACTCGGCTTGGCCGATTTCGAACAACCCGGCCGCCAAGTTCAACGACAGCGCCGAAGACTACTGCAACCTGCGCCTGCCGCTGTGGCAGCTGGTGCGGGCCAGCACGGCGGCCCCCACCTACTTCCCGCCCGAGGTGGTGACCGTGGGCAAGGAAGAATTCGTGTTCGTGGACGGCGGCGTGACCATGTACAACAACCCCGCGTTTCAGCTTTTCCTCATGGCCACCCTCAAGCCCTACCGGCTGGAGTGGCCCACCGGCGAAGACAAGATGCTGCTGGTATCCATCGGCACGGGCGCGGCGGCCGACGCCAACGCCCACCTCAGCCCCGACCAGATGAACCTGCTCTACAACGCCAGCTCGCTGCCCTCGGCCCTGATGTACGCGGCCTCGAACGAGCAAGACATGCTCTGCCGCGTGTTTGGCCGCTGCCTGCACGGCGGCGAAATCGACCAGGAGGTGATGGACCTGAAGGGCGACATCGGCCCGGGCTCGCTGCCGGGCAAGCACTTCACTTACCTGCGCTACAACGCCGACCTTTCGCGCCAGGGCCTCGACGCCCTGGGTTTGCCGCACATCGAGCCCGCCACGGTGCAGCAGATGGACTCGGTGAAGTACATCAGCCAGTTGCAGGAAGTGGGCCAGGCGGTGGCCAAAGAAGTTGATTTGGCGCACTACCAAGCGTTTTTGCAGCTGTAG
- a CDS encoding nSTAND1 domain-containing NTPase, which produces MEAFDTSAAALLGLDEPICPYAGLRTFTEDEAIYFRGRESHVAKCLALLVEQRFVMITGASGDGKSSLVFAGMLPEVRAGFMRARYSNWAVATFRPERSPLRNLAQAVASALRLPSAGSVETELERGFSALVQLYQASDLHLPDAPAEGSTTAEQRQQQRQAANLLLVVDQFEEFFTNPENYDGDQPNTAAQTVVNLLLETTRLAQAQNLPIYIVCTMRSDFVGQCAEFRGLIEQVGASQYFVPRLLRQEFLEVIREPALLSGNRISERLVQRLLYDIGQGQDQLPVLQHALRRIWLAADQGREEMDLLHYAMVGGLADELPPENQARFAQWRATLTEPQRAFLLDNPGLRNVLDAHANQLFADANDLYNREFSPPLPPGTAQRVIEQTFRVLTRTDGKRVVRNRLTGAQITAILADEALPWPVVCRILRPFREEGTTFLSPFLGPAGDGHAVLPPDTVLDISHESLIRNWGHLAEWARNEATDVRIAQNLMQQSSRWQENAESKDFLLPIGLYTFFSQWHAGKKGLANWLAYYLNAGTEGATTPAQMAAENNVLTRFLAASKRRLRFTLVVARYGPWRLAAAVLVLALLGWLGRQAWHFRTVQSDYVAYSIVREGLENPDFQSSFVDIADRARFILNADRVSHHMYRPWLSKDRPEDYQFKPLLNALSNDTLALNIELSMYACVDNMSYDSVGAENPQIRPILKDLNARLERSLAKPSASGETPKTRSKTRWRNAVLTARTVMAFAYYLKQQAQHPKVYTDSAEERGFRYDQQRRLQYLRTHLQREIADTTGPAPNPVDLAFCLRVLLAQGKFRSDSLAFLGRLSPFGPQKQVFQHFFPPTVSNYRTGQTTNSGGYPMAAIVFAALDSTQSMRKCLAVMAQQKADFIDVSSGIALLPYLVKYQRLTPGNLHDILAACARPGGFSFNELYACLVYSLLSVQPTQDIFDANQSAGDRNADYQKQARATGYEPGYLSGDRVSFALPVATRDVAWNALLKSVPDVARRESIFVETEDHDLANAIPEGYYIKRNQNFLEAFLAKMHGVYLAEIRHDTSRARVAFRRFSASFEELGRHLPLHPKGKAALYERSSAHTPQVINSRQWNLGLPQQLPRTTGTTQASMGFQNPLTFLRLPIRPKTLNFETYYTCPFDAFFHYELTRAARQHDKVALQFLDSLAFVEAAFPDRFSATRTRSLYIEALARPAEYVPNLAWMRAIARVGTAADSDRRQRNELLLSIESALQNHSRLQDSVATHQLAARMKPALAKFSHTQFELPLQIAFSDLAAAVAREGRLDEAFDIAHALGEPLEMATKLRAGEQAMLINDRRSKAFDRLTALEQEYNAASSKQASRSDFSTPAIVITLSYWTMGDVGAVGWYFENLFLSVLGYNEILSATNTSDWLMAVCRGYGLTNIPGSAKEQIPDYTSARSRQIYYNTILVGIAHLNDHRPNNGWREYDEAELTRPAEYD; this is translated from the coding sequence ATGGAAGCTTTTGATACTTCCGCGGCGGCATTGCTGGGGCTTGATGAGCCTATTTGCCCCTACGCCGGCCTGCGCACTTTTACGGAGGACGAGGCCATCTACTTCCGCGGCCGCGAAAGCCACGTGGCCAAGTGCCTGGCCCTGCTGGTGGAGCAGCGGTTTGTGATGATAACCGGCGCCTCGGGCGATGGCAAGTCGTCGCTGGTGTTTGCCGGCATGCTGCCCGAGGTGCGGGCGGGCTTCATGCGGGCCCGCTACAGTAACTGGGCCGTGGCTACCTTCCGCCCCGAGCGCAGCCCCTTGCGCAACCTGGCTCAGGCCGTGGCTTCGGCCCTGCGGCTGCCCAGCGCCGGCTCGGTGGAGACGGAGCTGGAACGCGGGTTTTCGGCGCTGGTACAGCTTTACCAGGCCTCGGATTTGCATCTGCCCGACGCGCCGGCCGAAGGCTCCACGACCGCCGAGCAGCGCCAGCAGCAACGGCAGGCCGCCAACCTGCTGCTGGTGGTGGACCAGTTTGAAGAGTTCTTCACCAACCCCGAAAACTACGACGGCGACCAGCCCAACACCGCCGCCCAAACCGTGGTGAACCTGCTGCTGGAAACCACCCGGCTGGCCCAGGCCCAAAACCTGCCCATTTACATAGTGTGCACCATGCGCTCCGACTTTGTGGGGCAGTGCGCCGAATTTCGGGGGCTGATTGAACAGGTGGGCGCCAGCCAGTACTTTGTGCCCCGGCTGCTGCGCCAAGAATTCCTGGAGGTCATCCGGGAGCCGGCGCTGCTCAGCGGCAACCGCATCAGCGAGCGGCTGGTGCAGCGCTTGCTCTACGACATCGGCCAGGGCCAGGACCAGCTGCCGGTGCTGCAGCACGCGCTGCGCCGCATCTGGCTGGCCGCCGACCAGGGCCGCGAGGAGATGGACCTGCTGCACTACGCCATGGTGGGCGGGCTGGCCGACGAGCTGCCGCCCGAAAACCAGGCGCGGTTTGCGCAGTGGCGCGCCACGCTCACCGAGCCGCAGCGGGCGTTTTTGCTGGATAACCCGGGGCTGCGCAACGTGCTCGATGCCCACGCCAACCAGCTTTTCGCCGACGCCAACGACCTCTACAACCGCGAATTCTCGCCGCCGCTGCCGCCGGGCACGGCCCAGCGGGTCATTGAGCAAACCTTTCGGGTGCTGACGCGCACCGACGGCAAGCGCGTGGTGCGCAACCGCCTGACCGGCGCCCAAATCACGGCCATCCTGGCCGATGAGGCCCTGCCCTGGCCGGTGGTGTGCCGCATCTTGCGCCCGTTCCGGGAAGAGGGAACCACGTTCCTTTCCCCGTTTCTGGGCCCGGCCGGCGACGGCCACGCCGTGCTTCCGCCCGACACCGTGCTTGACATCAGCCACGAGAGCCTGATTCGGAACTGGGGCCACCTGGCCGAATGGGCGCGCAACGAAGCCACCGACGTGCGCATTGCCCAGAACCTGATGCAGCAGAGCAGCCGCTGGCAGGAAAACGCCGAAAGCAAGGACTTTTTGCTGCCCATTGGCCTGTACACGTTCTTTTCGCAGTGGCACGCCGGCAAAAAAGGGCTGGCCAACTGGCTGGCCTACTACCTCAATGCCGGCACCGAGGGCGCGACAACGCCCGCACAAATGGCGGCCGAAAACAACGTGCTGACGCGCTTTCTGGCCGCCAGCAAGCGGCGGCTGCGCTTCACGCTGGTGGTAGCGCGCTACGGGCCGTGGCGGCTGGCGGCAGCCGTGCTGGTGCTGGCCCTGCTGGGCTGGCTGGGCCGGCAAGCCTGGCACTTCCGGACGGTGCAGAGCGACTACGTGGCCTATTCCATCGTGCGGGAAGGCCTTGAGAATCCAGATTTTCAATCGTCTTTTGTCGACATTGCGGACCGGGCCCGTTTCATATTGAACGCCGACCGGGTCAGCCACCACATGTACCGGCCCTGGCTAAGCAAGGACCGGCCGGAAGATTACCAGTTTAAGCCGCTGCTCAACGCGCTGTCCAACGACACGCTGGCCCTGAACATCGAGCTGAGCATGTACGCCTGCGTCGACAACATGTCGTACGATTCGGTGGGGGCAGAAAATCCGCAAATCAGGCCAATACTCAAGGACCTGAATGCCCGGCTGGAGAGGTCCCTGGCGAAGCCGTCGGCTTCTGGCGAAACGCCCAAGACCCGCAGCAAAACGCGCTGGCGCAATGCCGTGCTCACGGCGCGCACCGTCATGGCCTTTGCCTACTACCTGAAGCAGCAGGCACAGCACCCCAAAGTTTACACCGACTCGGCCGAAGAACGCGGCTTCCGATACGACCAGCAGCGCCGGCTGCAGTACCTGCGCACGCACCTGCAGCGGGAAATAGCCGATACCACGGGTCCGGCGCCCAACCCGGTTGATTTGGCTTTTTGCCTGCGCGTGTTGCTGGCCCAGGGGAAGTTTCGCTCCGATAGCCTGGCTTTTCTTGGCCGCCTGAGCCCGTTTGGCCCGCAGAAGCAGGTGTTTCAGCATTTCTTTCCGCCCACCGTCTCGAACTACCGCACCGGCCAAACCACCAACAGCGGGGGCTACCCCATGGCGGCCATCGTCTTTGCCGCCCTCGACAGCACGCAGTCGATGCGTAAGTGCCTGGCGGTGATGGCGCAGCAAAAAGCCGACTTTATTGACGTCAGCAGCGGCATTGCCCTGCTGCCCTATCTGGTGAAATACCAGCGGCTGACGCCGGGCAATCTGCACGACATCCTGGCCGCTTGCGCCCGGCCGGGCGGGTTTTCTTTCAACGAGCTTTACGCCTGCCTGGTGTACAGCCTGCTCAGCGTGCAGCCGACGCAGGACATTTTCGACGCCAATCAATCGGCCGGCGACCGCAACGCCGATTACCAAAAGCAAGCCCGCGCCACGGGCTACGAGCCGGGCTACCTCAGCGGCGACCGGGTCAGCTTTGCCCTGCCCGTTGCCACGCGCGACGTGGCCTGGAACGCCCTGTTGAAATCGGTGCCGGACGTGGCCCGGCGAGAGTCCATCTTCGTCGAAACCGAGGACCACGACCTGGCCAACGCCATCCCGGAAGGCTATTACATCAAGCGCAACCAGAACTTTCTGGAGGCATTTCTGGCCAAGATGCACGGTGTGTACCTGGCTGAAATTCGGCACGATACCTCGCGGGCCCGGGTGGCATTCCGCAGGTTCAGCGCTTCGTTCGAGGAACTGGGGCGGCACCTTCCACTGCACCCGAAGGGCAAGGCCGCGCTCTACGAACGCAGTTCGGCCCACACCCCACAAGTCATCAACTCGCGGCAATGGAACCTGGGCCTGCCGCAGCAGCTGCCGCGCACCACGGGCACCACGCAGGCTTCCATGGGTTTCCAAAACCCGCTCACGTTTCTGCGGCTGCCCATCCGTCCCAAAACCCTCAATTTTGAGACCTACTACACCTGCCCGTTCGATGCGTTTTTTCACTACGAGCTAACGCGGGCGGCCCGCCAGCACGATAAGGTGGCGCTGCAATTCCTCGACAGCCTGGCTTTTGTGGAGGCGGCCTTTCCTGACCGGTTTTCCGCCACCCGCACCCGGTCGCTCTACATCGAAGCCCTGGCCCGCCCCGCCGAGTATGTGCCGAACCTGGCCTGGATGCGGGCCATTGCCCGGGTGGGCACGGCCGCCGACAGCGACCGCCGGCAGCGCAACGAATTGCTGCTCAGCATTGAGTCGGCACTTCAAAACCATAGCCGCCTGCAGGACAGCGTGGCTACGCACCAGCTGGCCGCGCGCATGAAACCGGCGCTGGCCAAATTTTCGCATACCCAGTTTGAGCTCCCGCTGCAAATCGCCTTTTCCGATTTGGCCGCGGCGGTGGCCCGCGAGGGCCGGCTGGATGAAGCCTTCGACATTGCCCACGCGCTGGGCGAACCGCTGGAAATGGCCACCAAACTGCGCGCCGGCGAGCAAGCCATGCTTATCAACGACCGCCGAAGCAAGGCCTTCGATAGGCTGACGGCCCTCGAGCAGGAATACAATGCGGCCAGCAGCAAACAAGCAAGCCGCAGCGACTTCTCGACCCCTGCCATTGTCATCACCTTGTCGTACTGGACCATGGGTGATGTCGGGGCGGTGGGGTGGTATTTCGAAAACCTGTTTTTGTCGGTGCTGGGCTATAATGAAATCCTGAGCGCTACCAACACCAGCGACTGGCTGATGGCGGTGTGCCGGGGCTACGGCCTCACCAATATCCCCGGCAGTGCCAAGGAGCAAATTCCGGATTACACGTCCGCTCGCTCCCGGCAAATCTATTACAACACCATCCTGGTCGGCATCGCGCACCTCAACGACCACCGCCCCAACAACGGCTGGCGCGAGTACGACGAAGCCGAGCTGACGCGCCCGGCCGAATACGACTAA